In the genome of Dromiciops gliroides isolate mDroGli1 chromosome 1, mDroGli1.pri, whole genome shotgun sequence, the window AAAGATCAAAGTGATACCTATGACTAAATGCCCCGTATAAGTGTGGAACACAAATGACTAAAGAGTCAGGGAcatgtttaaagaaaaatacttgaATGCTAAGAGGCCTAGTACTTATTAACTAATTCAACAACGTAAGGTATTCATTCAccttctctcccccaacccctcgCCCCCCAAATGCTTACCTCTTGGATGCCAGTAGAGATGAGTGTTTGCAACACAAATCTTTTTAGAAGAGTCCTCTGTAGACTGAAGAACTGAAACCTAGAACAGAAAGCAAGACTGCCTTAGAAAGTCTTAGTAGTTACTAACTTCAGAGTCTGATTCTGGACTATGCATTTTCATGATGACCAACCAAACACTGAATCTGAAATGATGTAATTTAACAGGGGCAGCAGAAAGCCCAGAAGCCATGAGTCTGAGTCTATCTTCTAAAGACATACAGGGCAAGTGGGACCAAAGGTACTTAAACAGCTCTCCAAGACTGAGCAGTGGAGGAGGTAATTTACTATCCTGGAGTTCAATTACACCTACAAAGTGATAGATCTGTACCAACATCTTAAATACAGTGAGCTGGGTCCCACATATGGGCACGGCACATTCCACTAAGGGGGAAATTAAGATGCTTGCCCAAGAAGGAATAGAAAAATTTATGAAGTTTTGAATTAGCAATCTAACCCCCCTCCCACCaagagaatgaaattatttaatggCACAGGACAGAGAAGGAGGCAAGACCAGATTCCTGGAAATCCAtgtcacttaattcaatcacATCGTTTTACACAAGAGGAAGCTTGGCCCCATTGAGAAATGACTTGTCTTGGGCAGAGAGAAGTGAGATTTAAATACAACTTCCCTGACTATTCATCTACAGCAATTAATAAACCTAATTTCATTTGATGAACCTTCCAATTTGATGGATCACAGGACATTCACAACTGGAAGAACATTTATTCCACTGAGGGCCAGACAATTTATAAGCTTGCCCAGGTAGCCAGTCCTTGGGTCAGGCCTCCGATCCACTCTGACCTTAAATCTACTGGAGGTACAACGACCTCTCTAGTCCCTTggcttctgctcacttcccaaggCTCCCAAAGTCCTGATGTGATAACCATTGTGTGATAGGTGCCACAGGGGCCACGATCCCCCGGGGTTCAGCGAATCACTTGTCTAGGATGGCAAAGCTAGTAAGGAAGCTATCCGGGCAGGATTTGCAACCTTCCTGGCTACTAACCCAGGAGGCCGGCCTGACCCCGGCCTGACCCTGTCCCGACCTCTCGGGCCCCTAACTTCCTCTTTCCACCTTGGTTTTCCCCCATTAACAATCTAGTTATGAAGAACCCGTAGACCCCATCTGCTTGGGGATTCAGGGACAAAACAGCCCTTCCATCAAGGAGGGCTGAGTGAAGTAAATCGGTCGCTAACCAGCAGGCTTTTCCTGGGCTGGGGTTTGCGGGagcaggggaagaggaggggggctACGACGCCCCTGCGGGATGGGGGAGGCCCCCTGGCCCCAGGcccagcccctccctccctttgctcACCTGCAGCGCCGAGGAGCGCTGCAGCACGCGGTCGCGCGCCTGCGGGTAGCGCGCCAGCTGCTCCAGCAGCGCGCCGTGCAGGGGGTCTCCGGACAGCGCCTGGTGGTAGGCGATGTCGTGCTGGGCCAGCAGGCGGAACTTGTCCCTGCGGAAGAAGGTGGCCAGGCCCTCGTGCTGGTGCTGCTTGAGGCGGAAGAGGCCGTGCAGGCCGAAGGCGTCGAGCGCGGGCGCCAGGCTGTCGTGGAAGACGGAGCGGTCCACCTCCTGCAGGCAGAGCAGGTCGGCGCTGTAGCCGCTCAGCTCCTTCTGCAGCAGGTTCAGGCGGTAGTCGAGGCCCAGCGCGTAGGGCGCGCAGTAGGGGTAGAGCACGGCGCGCGAGTGCTCCGTGTGTGCGTACACGTCGGCCAGCACGTTGTACGTCACGGCGCGCACCCGCCCGTCGCCGCTCACGCGCTGCGTGTACAGGTGCCGCTGGTCGAAGGTGCAGGCGCCGGGCCCGGCCTCCACGGGCCCCGCGCTCTCCAGCTCGCGGCTGGGGCCCAGCCGCTGCCCGTTACCCGGCGTGCAGCGCAGCTTCAGCCGCAGCCCGACGTCGGCGTTGGAGGGCGTGAAGACGCGCCCGTGCGCGCCGTCCACCTCCACCCAGGCGGGCCCTGCGCTCGCCCCCGGCGCGTCCCCGTCGTTCCCGGGTCGCGCCTCGCGGAACCAGGCGAAGAGCGAGCGCTCGGGCTCGCCGAACTCGAGGCCGAGCTTGGGGCAGACGGGGAAGCCGGCCATGATGTAGCGCGGCAGCTGCAGCTCCGTGACGGAGGGCGGGTTGCGCTCCACCTTGTACTTGACGTCGCCGATCTGCAGCACGGCGCCGTCCTGCCACGCGTCCACGTTGAGCACGTCCTCGCCCACGGGTTCCTCGCGGTAGTAGAGCTTGACCAGGGGCTCGGCGGGGCCGGCGGCGGGCTCGGCCCCCGCGGTGCCGGCGCTCCCGCCGCTCCCGGCCCCCGCGGTGCCGGCGCCCCCCGCCCCCGCGCCCCGGCGGCCCTTGCGCGCCGCCGCCTTGGCGTGGCCCTTGAGCGCGTTGGTGGCGATGCGGCTGAGCGCCCGGCCCAGCGGCTCGCTCTGGTCTCGCTGCATGTGCTTGTGGCTGCCGTCGGCCATCGCGAACGACAGGCTCAGCTTGGGCTCCGAGGGCACGCAGCGCACCACGGCGCGCTCCATGCCGGCCCTGGTCCCGGCCTCAGCGCCGGCACGCCCCGAGAAACGCGCCCACACCCCTTCGCGCAGCGCGCTGATCCCGGCCCGCAGCCTCCACATGGACCCGCGCCCGCACCAGCCGCCGCGGCCCAttcagccgccgccgccgccgccgcttccGGGCCGCGGGCTCGGCCCAGCCCCGCAGCCGCGACAGCACTTTCGGCGGGACGCGGGCCGGACGGCGTCGGCGTGGGGGCGCGGCGGCGTGCGGGGTCCCGCTCCTCGCGGACGGTGCGAGCGGCCGGGTGGGGCCGGCGGGGGCGGACGCTCGGCTCGGGGCCGCCGCGTCCGGTGCGTGTCGAAAGTGCGGATCGGGGTCCGCGGGCGGGCTGTAGAGGAGGCCGGCGCGGTGACGTAGCGGGGGCGTGCCCCGCCGTAGGGGGGCGGGGACTTCCCACGCTGCGCCGGCGTTTGCGGCTGCCGGCGTGGGCGTGGGCGTGACTCACGGGGCGGGGGTGCTGGCTCGGGCCGCCCCTGACGGGGACCTGGGGACCCCCCCAACAGCCTTGGCCTAGGCAGCCCCGCCCAGGGCCTCGGGCCTGCGGTTCTTGAATGCCGCCTGCTGCCTGTGCGGCCCGAGCCAGCCCAGGGCTGTCATCtcccgagcctcagtttctccatttggaaAACGGGCGTCTCGGCGGCGCGATTTGAAAGGGATCCGTGGGCGCTGATAAGCCCCCGCATGACCCCGCCTCTCTTGGGCTCACGAAAGGTGGATGGACGGAGAGCTGACCCGGGGTCTAAGCGCTGCCCCCAACCCTGCGAGGGCTCCCGGGGACCCCAGAGACTGTAACGGAGCTTTGTCCCCCCCCCAGCGCTCAGCCCTAGGGTCTTAGGCCCCCATTCACAACGTCCCCGAAGCCCGGCCGGACCCCGCGCTTAATGAGTATTGATTAGGTCTGCGGAGGGAAGCGCCTCTGCGCCCCCGGGGCGATGGCGAACTGGGGAGTAGGAGCCTCCCCATCCCACGGCCCGGAAGCCGAGACTGGCCCTGGGAGGCCCGGCCTCGGCCTAAGTGCGGCCCGGGTAGGGGCGGGAGACCCTCCTGAATTGGACGAAGGGCCGGGGCAGCCGAGGGTGTGATTTTTCCTTTGAAGACCAGAGAGGGAAGTTGTGGCTGTAAAAATCTGGATTCTGGTCGCAAATCTGACAGTGACCAAGGGCCACGTCACCCCCATTTTCTCGTCAGTAAAATGAGTTTTGAGCTCGCTcatctctaaagccccttcctGCTTGCGAGGCTGTCATTAAATCTCAAGGAACCGAGTTCTTAGGCTCTTGTGTATGTATCAAATACTTGTGCTTATCGATGGAAGTTAAAGGACTATTTGTAATAAAGATATAAactaaaggagaagaaatggcCTCCTTTTCTCACGCATCTGACCCTGACTTGGCACTCCCTTCTGACCCAGAGCCCTCCATGGTACCTTCTACAAAGCTCCTCGCTTTGGCACTTTAAATCTGCAGCGATTTGGccccacctattttttttttaactcttcagTCAGCAAGCATGTATTCGgtacctgctatgtgtcaagtactgtccTCATTGCTAGGCATAGAAGGACAAGAACGCAAACgtctctgcccccaaggagctcacaatctaaaggggaggggggaacaacatgcaagcaaatacatgcaaagcaaattatatacaggataaataggaaataattaacagggaaAGCACGgggattaagaggggttggggaaggcttgtagaaggtggggtttaaTTGGGATTTTAAAGAAGTCAGGGAGGTCTGTAGTCTGAGCAGAAGAGGGAGACTGCCAGAGAATTcctggagctgggggggggggcatcctgtttctggaacagccaggaggttgTGGTTGAGTAAGATGtcagaagactagaaagggaggagggggctagGATATGAAGAGCTTCGAAGGCCAAACAAGTTTGTATTTGTTCGTGGAGGCAATAGGAATAAGTTTattaggcagcaaggtggctcagtggatagagtgcaggacttggagtcaggaagacatcttcattgaattcaaagctgacctcagactctaaatgtgtgaccttgggcaagtcatttaaccctgtttacctcagttccacACCTACAAaacgagctggaaaaggaaatggcaaacccctccagtatctttgtcaaaaaacacacaccaaatggggtcatgaagaatcagacacaacaaaaacattttactgggggggagggggtatgtGTGATAATGTGATATACGGTAGTATATGCAAAGTAAAagtggtgttttggttttttttgtgtgtgtgtgtgttttattttggaTGTGGGTGGGTGGAGGACTAACAACTTGAGGGTTTCTTTCcaaaaaataatgttttgggCCTTGAGGGAAAAAGCCCAACCCTTTTATATCCATTTTCTTCACATCCAAAATTCTCTAAAACAATATAATCCCAATCTGTACAGTACTTGAAGGGAGGTGGGGCTCCAATttcctccaagcctcagttttcataGCTAGTCTGGATCTGGTCAGATTCCAAGTTTTCAGCCTCCCTTTCAGAACTTAATGCACATTAGTCCTGTTAACAcattcagtttttgtttgtttggtttttttttagtgaggcaattggggttaagcgacttgcggagggtcacacagctagtaagtgttaagtgtctgaggccggatttgaactcaggtactcctgattccagggccggtgctctatacacttcgccatctagctgccccaacacattcAGTTTGAAGTGTCCAACAGGCAGTTAGTTGGTGATGCTGACCTGCAGCTCAGGTTAGTGCTGGATTTTGGGATCATCTATGTAGAGATGATTGaactcatgggagctgataagatgaTCAAGTGAGGCAGTAGagagtgtgtatattatatgtatatgtatatgtacatacacagtaCAGAGAAgatccaggacagagccttgagggacACCTAGAGTCAGTGGGCATAACTTGGTGGAAGATTCATCAAAAGTcatgaaaaggggggcagctagatggtgcagtggatagagcaccagccttggagtcaggaggacctgagctcaaatctggcctcagacacttaacacttactggctgtgtgaccctgggcaagtcacttaaccccaactgcctcaacaaaaataaataagaaaaaaaaagtcatgaaaagCCAGAGAACAGAAAATACCTAGGAGAAGAGGTGATTTAGAAGGTCAGGaagtgggcagttaggtggtgaagtggattaagcaccagtcctggattcaggaggacctgagtttaaatcggtgtgaccctgggcaagtcatttaaccctcactgtcctgccaaaaaaaaaaaaggtcaagaaggatagaGATcgaagagaaaaaagtaaacctAGAacgcagtttcagttgaatgatgaggtcctAGATCAGATTGCAGATCTCAGGTTCCCTTCTCTGACAATATAAACTCACTGGAAGTGGTATTTCACTTGTGTACACATAGCTCACTGCCTTGCATACagtataataaatgcttcttgattgagtACCTTATTCTACCCAGAGTATTTAGACAGCCATACTACTGAAGCTATATATTCTTGGcacttttaaataaagaaaaggaattttttaaatttaatttttttaaaattaagtgaggcaattggggttaagtgacttgtccagggtcacacagctagtaagtatcaagtgtttgaggtcagatttgaactcaggtactcctgactccaggaccggtgctctattcactgcgccacctagctgccccaagaaaaggaATTTTTGATCTCTTGGATATCTGAAAATACTTTTGTGTTCAATAGACTGCACAGACCTTAACGAGCTTGGTTGGCTCTTGGTAACGGAGGGGAggccaaccaaaacaaaacctagaAGAAAGAGGTCGGTCGTCATTACTGATCAGTTCCCTAGTCCAGAGGGTTCCCAACAACCCCCAGGGACGCTGAGGCCTGGCACAGGACTTAGACTGAGCAGGAGCTGGCTCAATAAGCCTTGGCCCCCGGAACCTCCGCATGCCTTTGCCCCAAGCCCCGGAGCCTGAAACGCGTTCAGAGTTGGGAGAGGCAGACTCCGGCCAAGAGGAGGTTCCGGTGTGGGGGCTGCCTAAGCCTTTCCTGGCCGCTAAGATCGGCGTTGGGCCGGATGCTCTGGTCCTCTTCCTTGTCGCCGAAGCCCAGGCTCCGCCCCCCAGCCATCTCCAAGGTAaccagtgtgtttttttttccctccacctTCCATCCTCGAGCGCAGGAGCTGGGGCAGTTCGGAGGACTCCGGCCGTCAGTGCATCCCTCTTGTGCCACGTCCTTCAAGCCCGGGGGAGATCTCGGCGTGGAGCCGGCGCCCCCAGAGCCCGAGGTACCTTGCTGTAGTGTCCCCCACCTGAAGCGGCTGCTTGGCACCGTCAGGAGTCACCTCCGGGaagccctcccagccctgcctggttttcttctctcccccctcccctcagggctCCGGTCTTAGCTGCCTTGTCGGCTCCCACTTCACCTATTCTCCTCCGGACCCCCGGGGTCCCAGGGCGCCGCCCTCCTGAACATTTCATGTCACTCCGAGGGGCCGGGCCGGCAGGGGAGGGGGACCCGAGGGCTCATGGGGCCTTTTCAACTCCCAGATTGGAGCAAATGAACCTTGTGGTgtagaaataaaacaaagcatcttattcttttaaaaaatctttatgacCGCCTGTGGTTTTTATATCATCCTTTACACAAAGAACCACTCctggtaaaaaagaaaagggaaaaaagcattgCAGTGCCTCTGTCACATacaatgtctctgagcctcagtttcctcatctataaattgggcaGGTTGAACTAAAAAGAggctccaagatcccttccagctccagacctTGACCAGAGGAATTACCTAACAAAGCAGCCAAGCTAACAACATATGATTCCACTCCCATAACTCCCCACCTCTTCAAGGAAGGGTAGATGGGAGTGACCtgcattttctcttctcctttccagggCCCCCCAAAATGAAGCCCCATTAAAAATTATGCAAAGCATCCGGTTCTTTCCATTAGTTGAAATCAATCAATAGACAAACCAACCTGAAGAGTATTATTTTACTTGTATTTTCAGGAAAATTTgtgctcttcttcctcccctcctcctctcctccctacccttcaacttttaaaaataaacctgaATCTTAAAGACACTTACTGCTCCTTTGGAATTGATACCTGTTGAGAATCCATCATCTCCAATATTCATTGGAAGGGGCAGATCACAACATATCCATGTTGGTTTGTCCATAGTAAGCCCTTCTAATaaacactcattcattcattgtatCTTGCCCACTCATGCCCACTCTAAAGGGTCCACCCACCAGGCAGGAGGCTTCCTTCAGCGTCtctccttacattttttttcattcttttttcaattttattttttaatttttcttacaacaaagatttattttattttttccagttacatgtaagggtagttttcaacattcattttcacaagatttagagttccaaatttttctccctccctccctttcctccccctccacaagacagcaaccaggttatatatatacactgttaagggctaaaattctagctaaactgtctaaaatatctaatgagtggtcgccaataaattataagctttagcaagagttagacttttaagcatttattaaggagaataagaatttggtaaagagagagaaaaaggcctagatccctatctattaaagggagagcacatttctagctccgctctccatcagagtccaaaggaaagagccagaccgagcgccagtctcttccttcctcctcccactcgcccgagtcacttcctgaagccaaagaaaagactcctggtcttgccctcaaagaccttcgcttcatgggtggaactcttctacagtaagtctccagcaggtggcgtcattccaatcgttacaacacagtccacaagtgctctttttatcagttctttctatgggggtggttgattgtcttggatcattgcattgctgagaatagttgtcattcataattgctcattgaacaatactgctgccactatgcacaatgtcctcccagctctgctcacttcactatacatcagttcatgagtctttccaggtttttctgggatcattctgcttctcatttcctatagcacaatactactTCACCACAATCACATAcccagcttcttcagtcattcctcagttgatggacattcccttgattctcaattcttagccaccacaaagagttgctataaatattttttgtacaattttcccccttttctctttttcatgattactatcaACTGTTTCCttcccatcctattccctttcccgtgatatttattctattatgcatcttctttcatcctatccctcttcaaaagggatttgcttctgtctatcccttcccccaatcttcccttccttcttttgcccctctctctttatctcctttccctcctattttcctgcagggttagagagattactccactcaattgagtgtgtacattattccctccttgagccaattctgatgagattgaggtctttgagccaattctgatgagtgttaggctcatttactgcccatattaaatagattatccagttgggtgtgtgtgttaatccctccttgaggcaactctgatgagtttaaggactttgagccttttctgatgagtgtaaagttcatttaatgccctgctcctctcccatctcttcctccactccataagccttttcctgtttctttcatgtaggatttcacctcagcccttccccctcccccagtgaattcccttcacccctcaatttaaccctaaagatgtcatcatggggcagcatagacaaagcatcacccctggacccagggggatcccagccaaaacctagcctcagacacaagacagtcacccattgcacgaccccaggtatgtcccccaactccaattttttatggttctctagggtcttgtatttgaaagtcagatttgccattcagttcaggtcttttcatcatgaatacctgaaagtcctatttttcctctgaaagattatgatgagttttgctgggtaggtgattcttggttgtaatcccaattcctttgccctctggaatatcatattccatgccctctggtcctttaacgtagaagctgctagatgttgtgctatcctgactggggctccacagtacttgaattctttctttttggcagcttgcaatattttctccttgacctgagagctctggaatttggctataatattcctaggagttttccttttgggatctctttctggaggtgattggtggattctttcactttctattttagcttctgcttccagaatatcagggcaattttccctcacaatttcttggaagatgatgtctaaattctttccttgatcatggttttcaggtagaccaataatttttagattatctctcctggacctattttccaggtcatcagtttttcccagaagatatttcacattgccctctatttttaaaattcatttggatttgctttattgtgtcttggtttctcgtaaagttactggcttccatttgttcaatcctaattcttaggcaatgattttcctcagagagcttttgtacctccttttccatttgacttttcaagctgttgacttttttctcatgtctttcctgcatctccctcatttctcttttcatttattcctctacctctctaactttatcttcaaagtcctttgtgagtgcctctatggcctgagaccaattcatatttttattggaagctttagatataggggccctgatgttgacaccctcctctgagggtgccccttggtcttccttgtcactgaagaaactttctatggtcctcacctttctctgtcggctcatcttgcctttcttttacttgacttttagctccttaaagtggggcactgtttccaggctgcagtatcccaagcttaagaagtcccaggtggtatgatttaaggaggatcaggttcttcacttgcctggcctgttccctggtccatagatgaccccagaccaacttgccaatcaaccagctttgtatgttgtggttgttagctct includes:
- the PDE12 gene encoding 2',5'-phosphodiesterase 12, which produces MGRGGWCGRGSMWRLRAGISALREGVWARFSGRAGAEAGTRAGMERAVVRCVPSEPKLSLSFAMADGSHKHMQRDQSEPLGRALSRIATNALKGHAKAAARKGRRGAGAGGAGTAGAGSGGSAGTAGAEPAAGPAEPLVKLYYREEPVGEDVLNVDAWQDGAVLQIGDVKYKVERNPPSVTELQLPRYIMAGFPVCPKLGLEFGEPERSLFAWFREARPGNDGDAPGASAGPAWVEVDGAHGRVFTPSNADVGLRLKLRCTPGNGQRLGPSRELESAGPVEAGPGACTFDQRHLYTQRVSGDGRVRAVTYNVLADVYAHTEHSRAVLYPYCAPYALGLDYRLNLLQKELSGYSADLLCLQEVDRSVFHDSLAPALDAFGLHGLFRLKQHQHEGLATFFRRDKFRLLAQHDIAYHQALSGDPLHGALLEQLARYPQARDRVLQRSSALQVSVLQSTEDSSKKICVANTHLYWHPRGGHIRLIQMAVALNHLKHVTQVLYPGIPILFCGDFNSTPSTGMYSFVSTGSISEDHEDWTSNGEEERCNMSLTHPFRLKSACGEPAYTNYVGGFHGCLDYIFIDFTALEVEQVIPMPSHEEVTTHQALPSVSHPSDHIALICDLKWK